A region from the Salvia splendens isolate huo1 chromosome 15, SspV2, whole genome shotgun sequence genome encodes:
- the LOC121768716 gene encoding uncharacterized protein LOC121768716: protein MDWSVVRRIWEKWAANNIGPSEKDLNAALLINYDPTGPSRLVSTIAEQEGIKADPIEMSQFIGFVKRNKLQMETFFIGPNQYLVTSIHESWFCARSLNSSKQAGEGAIVMQTSAFLLVGLYDGSIGAASRAMMAVDQFAGQLGRRNY from the exons ATGGATTGGAGCGTTGTGCGAAGGATTTGGGAGAAATGGGCAGCGAACAACATAGGCCCTTCAG AGAAAGATTTGAATGCAGCACTATTGATCAACTATGATCCCACCGGACCTTCTCGCCTTGTATCCACCAT TGCGGAGCAAGAGGGGATCAAAGCAGATCCGATTGAGATGAGTCAGTTTATTGGTTTTGTCAAGAGAAACAAGCTTCAGATGGAAACCTTCTTCATCGGGCCAAACCAAT ATCTTGTGACCTCGATTCATGAGAGCTGGTTCTGTGCGAGGAGCTTGAACTCTTCAAAGCAGGCCGGTGAAGgtgctattgtgatgcagacatCAGCATTCCTCTTGGTTGGACT ATACGATGGCTCGATTGGAGCAGCATCGCGTGCAATGATGGCTGTCGATCAATTCGCAGGGCAGCTAGGTCGAAGGAACTACTGA